The genomic window TCGAAGTTATAGCACCAATGGTTAACCAAAGAATAAAAATCTTTTATGCTTTTTTATCAACAGTCTTGATTGCCATCAAGAGAGTTTCGGCCTTTATACCCTTTCTATAGTTTCTTAGCACGCCTGCTCCACTATATACTATTGCTAGAGGCTCCTCTATAACTCAATCACAGACACATTTAATAATTGTGTGTCTGTTGCAAATATTTTTTATTTTATTAAACAAATCAGACACAAAACTAAATTCAAATAAACTTATTTGAAATTTTAATCTTGTTAATAATCCGATTCATCATAAATTTCATAACGTAAGTATTATAAATGTTTTTTTATAATTTCAAAATTCTTTTTTTGTTATAGTTTAACTATTTTATTCCAGCTATTTTCATTTTTCTATTAAATATTTCAACATTAGAATCTGTTGAAAATTGAACTTGAATATCTTTCATAGCAGCAACTTTGTCTTTATTTCCTAATACGAATTCAACATTAGCATCTGTTAAATATTTTTCATCCGAAAGAAGAAAATCGATTGTATAAATGTAACTTGAAAGATTGTATCTATTAACTTTTTGGTTTTCATCTCTTAATTTTGTGATAAAAGTCAAATTATTTCTATTAGCAAAAACATCATCATTTGCAACAAAATAATCTTTTAAAAGCATATCACGTGACTCAATGAGTTTATTAATTAATAATTTATCATTTTGACTTAAAGATTTATGGTTAACTGGATTGGCTTTAGGATTAATAAATGCTAATGTCTCAACTTTATTTTTTACATACGAAAGTCCTAAATAAGAATCCTCTGAAGTTACTATATTAACCACAGGTGATTTTTTAAGGGTTGAAACTTTAACTTTAGTTTTAACTACTTGGAAATTATTTGTTTGACCCGCAATTACTTTTGGTTCTTTTTCAACTAATTCATAACCAGCTGGAACATTATTAAAAGTAATAATTTGATCATCTGACATTAAAAATGTTAATGAATAAATCGCTTCACCATTATAAATGTAATTTAGATCAGTTTGTTTTTGCTCTTTTGTTTCTTCATTTTCACTACTTGAATCTGAATTTTCAGGTTGATTTGGAACTTCTGGAGCAACCGGTTGTTCTTGGGTTGAATCATTATTGTTATTTTCAGAAGGATTTGAAGTGGTTTCTTCATTACTACTATTTGAATCTGTACCTTCAGCAGGTGTTTCTGGTTGATTTGGTGTATCAACACTTCCTGTTGTATTATCTACTTCAGGTTTTTCAGGTTGATTAGAAGGTGGAGTCTGAGGATTTGAATCAACATTAGAACCGTCAGAAGGATTTTGATTTTCCACAGGATTAGAAGGTGTTTCTGGTTGATTTGTATTATCACCAGGGGTTTCTGGTGTAGTGGTTTCACCATTGTTTGGTGTTTCATCTTTTGGCTGTTCAGATTTAATCTCTTCTTTATTGTTAGCACAAGAAGCAGACATTGCAAAAAGTGCTGTAGAAGATAATACAGAACCGATTAATAATAATTTATTTCTTACTCTTTTCATTTTTTCTCCTTAATTTATTTCAATAAATCTCTTATTCTTGATTCTAGCACAGATATACTATTTAATTCAGAAAATATCCCCGGTTTTTTATTTCTATCACCTATAATAAATTCTAAGTTTTCTTTAGTTAAATATCCAGGGTCTTTTAACATGAAATCAATTGTATAAATGAATTTAGAAACAAATATAGGGTAAATAAGACTGTCATCTTCAGTTAATTTATTTTTAAATTGATATGCATTGTAATCCTGAAATTGTATTTTTTCAGGTGATTTATAAGCTAAATCTATAAGACTTTTTCTCTCTTTTAAAAGTTCTTCATAAACATACAATTGTTGATCACTTAATTTTTCAAGATAATTAACATTTTCAGCAACTGAATTCACTAAATATTGAACATTAACATTTCGACCATCTTTATTCTCTTTTGCATATGTAATAACTCTATAACTATTCAACTCTTCAGTATTGTTTGAATTTTCAAATGTTGTTGTTGGTGTACTTCTTAATCCTTTTAATGTCTTAATAACTATAGCAACTTCTTCATCTGTATTTGATGTTTCGTTTTTATTACTTTCATCATTAGGCTTTGAAGGTGTTACTGGTTTATTCGTTTCGGGATTTTCAGGTGTTTCTG from Mycoplasma anserisalpingitidis includes these protein-coding regions:
- a CDS encoding Vmc-like lipoprotein signal peptide domain-containing protein; the encoded protein is MKIKSKIKLISIFSIPVATLSLTSIAASCTNENKDKTKPETPENPNDGTQVTPETPENPETNKPVTPSKPNDESNKNETSNTDEEVAIVIKTLKGLRSTPTTTFENSNNTEELNSYRVITYAKENKDGRNVNVQYLVNSVAENVNYLEKLSDQQLYVYEELLKERKSLIDLAYKSPEKIQFQDYNAYQFKNKLTEDDSLIYPIFVSKFIYTIDFMLKDPGYLTKENLEFIIGDRNKKPGIFSELNSISVLESRIRDLLK